A stretch of the Rhizomicrobium sp. genome encodes the following:
- a CDS encoding KpsF/GutQ family sugar-phosphate isomerase, producing MASAKIKAVRPAATKARDLAAARRVLRHASDAITVLGETLNGEFSRAIDAILGVSGRVIVSGMGKSGHIARKLAATLASTGTPALFLHPAEASHGDLGMVTRADALLMLSNSGETAELADLITYGKRLSIPLIGMANNADSRLLQASDIMLLLPKAQEACPMGLAPTTSTTMMLTLGDALAVALMERRGFSADQYRDFHPGGALGKKLIRVSDIMHKGEELPLVSPETAMRDVIMTMTSAKFGIAGYAGVVDKKGALVGIVSDGDLRRHMETGLLDKLARDVMTANPKTVSPDILASEALTFMNATPPKVTYLFVVDPKGPDRRPVGFLSVHDILRAGLS from the coding sequence ATGGCTTCCGCCAAGATCAAGGCCGTACGTCCGGCCGCCACCAAGGCGCGCGATCTCGCGGCCGCACGCCGCGTCCTGCGCCATGCCAGCGACGCCATCACCGTCCTCGGCGAGACGCTGAACGGCGAGTTCTCGCGCGCCATCGACGCGATCCTCGGGGTCAGCGGCCGCGTCATCGTCAGCGGCATGGGCAAGTCCGGCCACATCGCGCGCAAGCTCGCCGCCACCCTCGCCTCCACCGGCACGCCGGCGCTCTTCCTGCATCCCGCCGAGGCCAGCCATGGCGATCTCGGCATGGTGACCCGCGCCGACGCGCTGCTGATGCTGTCGAATTCGGGCGAGACCGCCGAGCTCGCCGATCTCATCACCTATGGCAAGCGGCTTTCCATTCCGCTGATCGGCATGGCGAACAATGCCGACTCCAGGCTGCTGCAAGCCTCCGACATCATGCTGCTGCTGCCCAAGGCGCAGGAGGCGTGTCCGATGGGCCTCGCGCCGACGACCTCGACCACCATGATGCTCACCCTCGGCGATGCGCTCGCCGTTGCGCTGATGGAGCGGCGCGGCTTCTCCGCCGACCAGTATCGCGACTTCCATCCCGGCGGCGCGCTGGGCAAGAAGCTGATCCGGGTGAGCGACATCATGCACAAGGGTGAGGAGCTGCCGCTGGTCTCGCCGGAGACCGCGATGCGCGACGTGATCATGACCATGACCTCCGCCAAGTTCGGCATCGCGGGCTATGCCGGCGTGGTCGACAAGAAGGGCGCGCTGGTCGGCATCGTCTCCGACGGCGACCTGCGCCGCCACATGGAGACCGGACTGCTCGACAAGCTGGCGCGCGACGTCATGACGGCGAATCCCAAGACCGTCTCGCCCGACATCCTCGCCTCCGAGGCGCTGACCTTCATGAACGCCACCCCGCCGAAGGTCACGTATCTGTTCGTCGTCGATCCCAAGGGCCCGGACCGCCGGCCGGTCGGCTTCCTCAGCGTGCACGACATCCTGCGGGCAGGCCTTTCCTGA
- a CDS encoding ribonuclease H-like domain-containing protein translates to MKIKLHKGDLPATLDLGPLVAIDSETLGLNPFRDRLCLVQLSSGDNVCHAVQFAPNDYAAPNLRKMLADPKVTKLFHFARFDVAMFRRYLGVVTAPIYCTKIASKLVRTYTDKHGLKDLVKELLGVDLSKEQQSSDWGAPTLTEKQLAYAANDVAFLHKLKEALDGMLAREHRTELAKACFEFLPSRAELDLAGWEDVDIFAH, encoded by the coding sequence ATGAAAATCAAGCTCCACAAGGGCGATCTGCCCGCCACGCTCGATCTCGGTCCCCTGGTCGCCATCGACAGCGAGACGCTCGGCCTCAATCCCTTCCGCGACCGGCTCTGCCTCGTCCAGCTCTCCTCCGGCGACAATGTCTGCCACGCGGTGCAGTTCGCGCCGAACGACTACGCCGCGCCGAACCTCAGGAAGATGCTGGCCGATCCGAAGGTCACCAAGCTCTTCCACTTCGCGCGCTTCGACGTGGCGATGTTCCGGCGCTATCTCGGCGTCGTCACCGCGCCGATCTACTGCACCAAGATCGCCTCCAAGCTGGTTCGGACGTATACGGACAAGCACGGCCTGAAGGACCTCGTGAAGGAACTGCTCGGCGTCGACCTGTCCAAGGAGCAGCAGAGCTCCGACTGGGGCGCGCCCACGCTGACCGAGAAGCAGCTCGCCTATGCCGCCAACGACGTCGCCTTCCTGCACAAGCTGAAGGAGGCGCTGGACGGCATGCTGGCGCGCGAGCACCGCACCGAACTGGCGAAGGCGTGCTTCGAGTTCCTCCCCTCCCGCGCCGAACTCGATCTCGCCGGCTGGGAAGACGTGGACATCTTTGCGCACTGA
- a CDS encoding MFS transporter, with protein MNGALSPGTRRNLRLLSAFSFCNDFRLYAPVMVVYFADVTGSLALATLLFAIAKIAWSALEVPTGMFSDFIGRRLTLVLGQAASVLSIALYAFGRDFAVLALGAAVEGLAFSLFSGNNAAYLYDTLKSEGGEGEFAEWQGRVSAMFQLALAISALAAMAALPFLPLRAMFALTLAPAVAGLGFALLLAEPARHSDTIPTNVFTHLREALGAFARDARLRRLSFAAMLGFALGEAKHMFHPAFFALFWPAWALGLAGALVHGFGALGFRLGGAINRRFGELRVLLVASYSSLAGGIAATALPTIASPAIVSLASLAFGPAMVAQGSLMQRSFTDAQRATMASLISLGGNILFAVAVFAIGWLADRIGARFALLAAEIATIPVTVLYWRLFAAQPR; from the coding sequence GTGAACGGGGCGCTGAGCCCGGGGACGCGTCGCAATCTTCGCCTGCTGAGCGCCTTCAGCTTCTGCAACGATTTCCGCCTCTACGCGCCCGTGATGGTGGTGTATTTCGCGGACGTCACCGGCTCGCTCGCGCTGGCGACGCTGCTTTTCGCCATCGCCAAGATCGCGTGGTCGGCGCTCGAAGTGCCCACCGGTATGTTCTCCGATTTCATCGGCCGCCGCCTCACCCTGGTGCTGGGGCAGGCCGCGTCCGTCCTCTCCATCGCGCTCTACGCCTTCGGACGGGATTTCGCCGTGCTGGCCTTGGGCGCGGCGGTCGAGGGCCTCGCCTTCTCGCTGTTCAGCGGCAACAACGCCGCCTATCTCTACGACACGCTGAAGAGCGAGGGCGGTGAGGGCGAATTCGCCGAATGGCAAGGCCGTGTCAGCGCGATGTTCCAGCTCGCGCTCGCGATCTCCGCGCTGGCCGCGATGGCGGCGCTGCCTTTCCTGCCGTTGCGCGCGATGTTCGCTCTGACGCTGGCGCCGGCGGTCGCCGGCCTGGGCTTCGCGCTCCTGCTTGCAGAGCCTGCACGGCACAGCGACACGATTCCCACCAACGTCTTTACGCATCTGCGCGAGGCGCTCGGGGCCTTCGCGCGCGACGCGCGGCTGCGCCGCCTGAGCTTCGCCGCGATGCTCGGCTTCGCGCTGGGCGAGGCCAAGCACATGTTCCATCCCGCCTTCTTCGCGCTGTTCTGGCCGGCCTGGGCGCTCGGCCTTGCGGGCGCGCTGGTCCATGGCTTCGGCGCACTCGGCTTCCGGCTGGGTGGCGCCATCAATCGCCGCTTCGGCGAGTTGCGCGTCCTGCTGGTGGCGAGCTATTCGAGCCTCGCCGGCGGCATCGCCGCGACCGCGCTCCCGACCATCGCCAGCCCGGCCATCGTCTCGCTCGCCTCGCTGGCCTTCGGCCCCGCCATGGTCGCGCAGGGCAGCCTGATGCAACGATCCTTCACCGACGCCCAGCGCGCCACCATGGCCTCGCTGATCTCGCTGGGCGGGAACATCCTGTTCGCCGTCGCGGTCTTCGCCATCGGCTGGCTGGCGGACCGGATCGGCGCCCGTTTCGCGCTGCTCGCGGCCGAGATCGCGACAATCCCCGTGACCGTGCTCTATTGGCGCCTGTTCGCCGCGCAACCCCGCTGA
- a CDS encoding GNAT family N-acetyltransferase — translation MTPAPAAETDIESWLALVREVEPLFGPMPMFDVTLRNNIARRSAFCVRGPAGAVLGGILLGGAAPDNWIRWLAVTSPARGQGIGAALLRHVLALWPGPCTISLATFGADNPAGRAARRLYESHGFVPGAMLPQGPEGGTRQRYTLVRP, via the coding sequence ATGACGCCCGCGCCCGCCGCCGAAACCGATATCGAATCGTGGCTCGCGCTGGTGCGAGAGGTCGAGCCGCTGTTCGGCCCGATGCCCATGTTCGACGTCACGCTCCGGAACAACATCGCGCGACGCTCCGCCTTCTGCGTCCGCGGCCCGGCGGGCGCCGTGCTGGGCGGGATCCTTCTGGGCGGCGCGGCGCCCGACAACTGGATCCGCTGGCTCGCCGTGACCTCGCCGGCGCGCGGGCAGGGCATCGGCGCGGCGCTGCTGCGCCACGTCCTCGCGCTCTGGCCCGGCCCCTGCACGATCTCGCTCGCGACCTTCGGCGCGGACAATCCGGCGGGACGCGCCGCGCGCCGCCTTTATGAAAGTCACGGCTTCGTGCCCGGCGCGATGCTGCCGCAAGGCCCCGAAGGCGGCACGCGCCAGCGCTATACGCTGGTGCGCCCGTGA
- a CDS encoding ZIP family metal transporter has protein sequence MIALLLAPAAFGATMLGGLVALRLRDRLHLILGFSAGAVVGVAFFDLMPEALKLTPGMPTTTMLYVAGGFLFYLLLDRLALLHGQADGDGHDHEHGHGAPRSGLGAVTLVAHSVFDGMAIGFAFQVSNAIGFGVALAVLTHDFSDGINTMNVVLKNGGTRAMGLRWLLADSLAPAAGIGVTAFVHLPPGVFGTVIAAFAGLFLYLGASDLVPESHHAHPKFLTTAMTLAGAALVYAVSVWTA, from the coding sequence ATGATCGCACTCCTTCTCGCGCCGGCCGCCTTCGGCGCGACCATGCTCGGCGGCCTAGTGGCGCTGCGTCTGCGGGACCGGCTGCACCTAATCCTCGGCTTCAGCGCCGGCGCGGTGGTGGGCGTGGCGTTCTTCGATCTCATGCCGGAAGCGCTCAAGCTGACGCCCGGCATGCCGACGACGACGATGCTGTATGTCGCCGGGGGCTTCCTCTTCTATCTGCTGCTCGACCGGCTGGCGCTGCTGCATGGACAGGCGGACGGCGATGGGCACGATCACGAGCATGGCCATGGCGCACCGCGCAGCGGCCTGGGCGCGGTCACGCTGGTGGCGCACAGCGTGTTCGACGGCATGGCGATCGGCTTCGCGTTCCAGGTCTCCAACGCCATCGGCTTCGGGGTGGCGCTGGCGGTGCTGACGCATGACTTCTCGGACGGCATCAACACGATGAACGTGGTGCTGAAGAACGGCGGCACGCGGGCCATGGGCCTGCGCTGGCTGCTGGCGGATTCCCTCGCGCCGGCGGCCGGCATCGGCGTCACCGCCTTCGTGCACCTGCCGCCCGGCGTGTTCGGAACGGTGATTGCAGCCTTCGCCGGGCTCTTCCTCTATCTCGGCGCCAGCGACCTGGTGCCGGAGAGCCATCACGCGCACCCCAAATTCCTCACCACCGCGATGACCCTGGCCGGCGCGGCGCTGGTCTATGCGGTCAGCGTCTGGACGGCGTGA